A window from Megalobrama amblycephala isolate DHTTF-2021 linkage group LG9, ASM1881202v1, whole genome shotgun sequence encodes these proteins:
- the polr1h gene encoding DNA-directed RNA polymerase I subunit RPA12 encodes MSCFRGDFNFCPECGNILPVPGKENTIKCPRCSFEIAVREFTGQVIKSSVVFNPLDQSSSVGESAEDAELKGPVIDRRCSRCNKEGMVYHTRQMRSADEGQTVFFTCIHCRFQEKEDS; translated from the exons atGTCATGTTTTAGAGGTGACTTCAACTTTTGCCCTGAATGTGGGAACATTCTCCCAGTGCCTGGAAAGGAAAATACTATTAAATGCCCTCGATGCTCTTTTGAAATCGCTGTTCGAG AATTCACAGGTCAAGTTATTAAGTCATCGGTGGTGTTTAATCCTTTGGATCAGAGCTCCAGCGTTGGTGAAAGTGCCGAAGATGCTGAATTGAAGGGCCCAGTG ATTGACAGGAGATGTTCTCGCTGTAATAAAGAGGGAATGGTGTATCATACAAGACAGATGAGATCTGCAGATGAAGGGCAGACAGTCTTCTTCACATGTATACACTGCAG GTTCCAAGAAAAAGAAGATTCATGA